In Uranotaenia lowii strain MFRU-FL chromosome 2, ASM2978415v1, whole genome shotgun sequence, one genomic interval encodes:
- the LOC129748216 gene encoding protein croquemort-like has product MCSCSDMQKRFVAFGCSAFLILFAVILGTLWPTMSSKMLKEKLVIKNGSVNYQNWIRTPIPMYLEIYLFNWTNPDDLHLYPTVKPHFQELGPYVFREVHERTKLIWNSNNTVTFNQRRFWNFEPDRSNGSLNDTVTNLNVVSLNTAYFLRDAGKVEKFAADFVLELDGSLMWRDKKVSDLLFDGFDDTLLDVLKTLNQSVKVPFDKFGWFVERNMSETYDGVFTMKTGEDSLENTGEITLWNGASSTGMYRGECGLVHGTSGELWPVSYTNKTNVTIFASDVCRSLNLKYAEQIVVHDLEGTKYVGDDSLFDNGVKYPEAECWCNSAPEKCHDLKPGVFNASACKFGSPTFVSFPHFYLADPSYINSIEGMKPNKTKHEFYVGIEPHTGIPLDVRARLQINMQLQPVKGFKMYEKVPPLMVPMLWFTQRATLTPELADQAKLALMLPGLGIYIAIFFGTIGIIMVGVFSYVSIRKWTNQVPYEELLR; this is encoded by the exons ATGTGTTCATGTTCCGATATGCAGAAGCGATTCGTCGCTTTCGGTTGCTCGGCATTTCTGATACTGTTCGCCGTTATACTGGGGACACTTTGGCCGACAATGTCTTCCAAGATGTTGAAAGAA AAATTGGTGATTAAAAATGGGTCAGTCAACTATCAAAACTGGATTCGAACACCGATTCCGATGTATCTGGAAATTTATCTGTTCAACTGGACCAACCCAGACGATTTACATCTGTACCCAACGGTGAAGCCTCACTTTCAGGAACTGGGACCGTATGTGTTCCGGGAAGTTCATGAACGCACAAAACTAATCTGGAACAGCAATAACACAGTAACATTCAATCAGAGGCGCTTTTGGAACTTCGAACCGGATCGATCAAACGGATCGCTGAATGATACCGTGACGAATTTGAACGTTGTTTCACTG AACACAGCTTACTTTCTGAGAGATGCAGGTAAAGTGGAGAAGTTTGCAGCTGACTTCGTTCTGGAACTGGACGGTTCCCTTATGTGGCGAGATAAGAAAGTCAGTGACTTGTTATTCGATGGATTCGACGATACCCTGTTGGACGTGTTGAAAACACTGAACCAGTCGGTGAAAGTTCCGTTTGATAAATTTGGATGGTTTGTTGAGCGTAACATGAGTGAAACTTATGATGGAGTATTTACAATGAAAACAGGAGAAGATTCACTCGAGAATACTGGGGAAATTACGCTCTGGAATGGTGCGAGTAGCACCGGAATGTATCGCGGCGAATGCGGTCTTGTTCACGGAACAAGTGGGGAATTGTGGCCGGTTAGCTACACTAACAAAACGAACGTAACAATTTTTGCGTCTGACGTATGTCGATCGTTGAACTTGAAATACGCAGAACAGATAGTTGTACATGATCTGGAAGGTACGAAATATGTCGGTGACGACAGTTTGTTCGATAACGGAGTAAAATATCCGGAAGCGGAATGTTGGTGCAATTCTGCACCGGAAAAGTGCCATGACTTGAAACCTGGCGTATTCAACGCTTCGGCCTGTAAATTTGGATCCCCAACGTTTGTGTCGTTTCCTCATTTCTACCTCGCCGATCCGAGCTATATCAATTCTATCGAGGGAATGAAGCCCAACAAAACCAAACACGAATTTTACGTGGGTATTGAACCACACACTGGAATTCCTCTAGATGTACGGGCTCGATTGCAAATCAATATGCAATTGCAACCAGTCAAAGGTTTTAA aatgtATGAAAAAGTTCCTCCGTTAATGGTCCCAATGCTTTGGTTCACACAGAGAGCAACTCTAACTCCCGAGCTAGCCGATCAAGCTAAG TTGGCACTGATGCTGCCGGGTCTCGGAATCTACATTGCCATCTTTTTCGGAACCATCGGAATCATCATGGTCGGAGTGTTCTCGTACGTCAGCATCCGCAAATGGACCAATCAGGTACCGTACGAGGAACTGCTGCGGTGA